The following DNA comes from Alnus glutinosa chromosome 6, dhAlnGlut1.1, whole genome shotgun sequence.
AGAAGGATATGGAATTATGACAATGAAACCATGTCTACaacaaatatgaaatttattgaGATTCATGAGCAAAACTATTAAGTTAATGAAATTTGGGAATATGCAATTGGAGGGAAAAAGAATAACTTACAAGTCCCCTGAACCATTTGCTTCTATCCTGTCAACATGTAGGAAATGAGAATTGTAAGAACTGGATGTCATCTTGAATAGAACTTTCACATAAAGAACAACAAAGAAGGCACTAAAGGTCACACCCATAAACACATCCCATGACAAAATACAATGGCATAAATAATATTGCCTGAAGCATCCAGACTATGGACAAGACACATGTATTTGCTAAATAGAAaaggcacaaaaaaaaaatattatatatatatatatatatatatatatatatatatatatatattatgtatgtatgtatgtgtgtctgtgtgtgtgtgtgatgaaGACAATTCAAGTGATACAACCTTATTCCTAAATAGCTTatcaatcaaaacatccaatagCAAAAAAGAATCTATCAAACAAGGATCctattaaagaaaataatttacatgAGAAAGTGATACAACTTACAGCATCTGGTCTTCGGGTAACTTCCATTGTTTGGTGATCCATTTTTTTGTCCACGTCTGGAAACTGTCTTGGAGATGCTTTAAGCAACTTCCCATTAGAATGTTTTGTCTTCTCATCAGGCACCATCTTAGAAGGGCCTTTTTCAGCCCCTTGAGAAACCTCTGCAAGCTTTAGTCTAGGTTTATCTTCAGACGCAGTTATAGTTGCTGAAGCCTTTGGATCATTACCATCCAAATCAACACTTATCTTCCGCACATTCTTCTCATTCTTATCATCAGATACTTTACTAGAACTATCAAATTTTGCCCTCTTAGCTGGCCTGTCCTCCAGATCACCACAATCCTTAGCAGATTTTACTTTCTCCTCACTGACAACCTTACCAACTGTGCCCTGTGTCACAGGAATATTACCAACTTTACCCTCACGCTTGACAGAATCATCTTCAGACCTAGATGCAGTGTTGTCACGGGGAATATTTTCCTGCCTATTGTTAGTTTTAGAACTTTCTACTCTGCTAGAAGCAGGATTCTCTCTAAGTGAAGATTTCTGTTTATCAAGAAAAGGTTTTGAGCCTGTATTTTCTCTAAGTGAAGCTTTCTGTTTAACAAATGAAGCATTTGAATCAGCATGTTCTTTCCCTAGAGTATCAACAGAAATTCCATTTGTCAATAGAGTTTTGTGCTCTTTAGATGGGTTTTTCTTGGAAGGAACCTCTGTTTCATTACTTGCTACAGCATTTCCACCAACTCCTTTTTTGTCTGAATCAAGATTCAGAACAACACCAGGCTTCTGAAGAGCCGGTCTGTTAAACATACATTTAACTGCAACACACAAACTAATGAACAAATAAGAGGTTGGTTCAACCATAGAACAATAAACAACTAATTTGAAACTACAGGGACTGTCAAGGAGTTAAAAGgataaaagaaataacaaacaaacaagcagGCAGGCaaagaaagcaagaaaaaattATACCTTCAATCCCAGCtactttttcttctattttatcCAGGATTTTCCAGTGGTCAACATCAAAGGCACGGTAAAATATAAAGTCAGCTTTTTGAAGTTCTTCATCTGAAGGTTGTGGATTTCTACTGTCCTTTGATGTACAAACAACATTGCATTTTCCAGCAATTGCTTCCTGATTTATCAGACAAACAATTAGTAATAGCTGATTTACTTCAACTGAAACATACTAGTCACctccaaggcatatatatatatattcgtgtcTTTAGCTCCTATGCATTGTCATACCAAATGTCAAATTATAAATACATGTTAAAAATTCGAATAGTTTTTAAGTTAGTTGAAATGTGACAACACATCAGAAGAACCAAAATTTAACTGCTGAGATATACGGgattaaaaaattactaatgAGTTATGCTACTAGTAAATCCATCTTCCCCCCCTCCccacccaaaattaaaaaaaaaaaatatccgattttttgataagtattccttcaaagcgcagaggggcgcaaccctaaaacacaggaagtatacaagagaactccaaaattaaagaaaaagaacataattcaaaaaactcagaaaaattagaaacaggTAAACTATTCCATGCCACTCTCCATGCATAAAGGGACTGtaacttcatcttcttcatctctaacaatctttttttttttttgataagtaagaagactttattaatgaaagcgtgaggcgcccctaagtacacaagaagtatacaaaggaacaaccaaaggcaccacattaaacacaaaggaaCCAAACTCCATATTTTCAAAGCATTAAGGTTTCCCAATTGTCCCCTCCAACTTCCCAACGTCTCGCTCACCCTTCGAGGCATAACTCGAGTAACACCAATCAACTGAAAATGCGCACTCTACAACTTTgttgcaacctcacaatgaacgagtagatgatcaatagactccccacatTTTTACGCAAAAAACACCACCCCACCACAATAGCTtttctctttcgtaaattatccaaagttaataTTTTCCCTAAGGCCGTTGTCCAAAAAGAACGCCACACTCGAGttcaaatactcttccaaggaaaggggGACTTTACAAGATTAGTTAATACCTGATAATAAGACTTAACTTCAAAAATATAGAACCGGCTATTTCATAGAAGTGCTAAAGGAAATAGGGAGTGGATATACAGTAAAAAGAGAGATAAATGCTAAGATCTTTCCAGAATTCAATTACCAAAGGATTCATATTTGCAAGGCCTGCACCTTCACCAGAAGccaaaaataattcattttcagCTGCGTCGACAACCACCCCAGGATACTTTAGCACCTCGCAAGGGCGGAAAAACCATAGAACcttcactctctttttcttgtcaGGATTCTCCACTATTTTTACAAGTTTACCAATATGAGGCTCAGGTTCACCATCAACCCACAAATAAACACAATCATAAAGCTCATACTCCACACCATCATAAGTAAAAGATTGATAAAACtggaaatctttctttttcacaccagcatttttcttttcacccCACTTAAATTCAAGGTCCTCCACGACTTTGTTTGCTTCCACCATACTCTTACACTAGGCCTCTTTCCAAGCAGATTGATAAAAAGAcctgagagaaaacaataaacTCTTTCATTTGAAGTACACTACATTCCAATAAAAAGAAATCCACATGCAGCAACTAAAACcattaaaccaaaaatattaaacatacaCTAAATGCAAATACATAGATGCAAATAGTCCTAATTGTTCAGGCTTAACTCTAAACCAAATCCCAAATCACTTGAAAGAAATATCATTTCCATCCAGGTGTTAAATCTAAATTCCcacaaagataaaaaaataaaaataaagaaaaaaaataaaaaaattccgaAGTCAAGTGCAcagaattcataaaaaataaaaaggaaccgTTGAATTCTCTCCCTTTTTATCAATAGATTTTGCAATAAACTAGATTCCAACAAAACAAACAGAGCTCTTATACAAACGGGTACATGTGCAATTATAAtactactctttttttttgtgcattATACACTATTGCTTATATTCTGAGGAAGACAACAATCTGGACTTAATAAGGACTTAATAACCATAGCATCAAAAGTAAAGCAAACAACCTCCTCAAACTCCAATTTGACAACAAAATATTGCTGCATCAAATttttccaaagaagaaaaaaagcattTCCCATGAGTTTAAACCGCCTTGCAGTAGATAAAAAGAATGTGTTCCTTCGGTAGACTTCCTGAGGAGCTTCTTTCCATTGAAACGAACACAAACCCTGATTTCCTGGGCAAACCTGCTACACCACTTTATACCTCTCATAGAGAAATATACAAAACCCACAAATTATCGCACAAGCCCAGAATATTTATAATGCGAACCATTCTTCCATTTCCTTAAGTGGATGATACTTCCAGGAAACAAATTCTCCTAGAAAATAATCAATTCCAGGTGAAAAGAAGACATTATTTCCGCAAAACtagttgaaaataaaaataaaataaaataaacatccACAAAGCCTGGCACAAAATGGCCCAAAAGAGTAAATGAACCCTTAAAAACGAATGTAAACCGCTAGAAAAATGAGCAACCCGAAAGATTTTCACGAAGaacaatttttctcaaaacaaataaCGCCTTCGCGAACCCTAGAGTAGCGTACGAAGAGCAATGCCAGTGCAGAAGCGCACTGAAAACAGAAGATTTGAAGAGAGAATTTGAGGGGAAAACTTACAGTTTTGGGAGAGTGAAGAGTGCTGTTTTCCTTCTTCCCACTGAACCCGAAAACCCTAGCGATGGTAGCAAGGTGTCGCGCTCAGGGCTAGCATTTTCTCCGGACCTTTTGATGACGTACGttctttatttgattttgattgatATTGGCCACCTTCTTCCTTCTATCCCAACCCCCTCCCCCTCCAAATGCTTTGGGGAAATGACGACGCCCTTCTACCCTCGATTTGATCAATATTCGCGCTTTTGGACAAATTTGTAAGGGCGACTTGGAAGATGTTAAGGCCAGATAATTCTAGCGTTGTCTGTGAGTACGTGGCTCCTTTTataagcttttctttttctttttcttttttcttttttcttttttcttttttcttttttcttttttcttttttctttttttcaattttttatttttaatctaaaGTATAATAAAGAGTATACAAAACGATTATAACCGACGATTATTGGTTAAAACCACTAACTGCCAAGCAGTTCTTTCATTTTACCAACTGCAACTGCTAACCactggttagcggttattgtcTTAATAACTGGCAGTTTTAAAACCGTTTTTTAATTTGGGTTTTGGGCCCGTTTTGTGTAGAATTTTTGGACATTTTgccttttggtacaaaattaacaaatttaaatacaaatctaaaatatttattaaaaaaaaaaatacaaatccaaaacacaaacaaataaccacataaccaaatccaaatcattacaaatctaaataaccaaatccaagaccaaaaaaattaaaaatacaaatacaaatacaaataagtAAATAACCACATactccaaaacattacaaaatacaaatccaaataaccaaatactccAAAAccattattcaaaaaaaaaaactctaaaaccaaacaaatccaactAACCAAATactccaaaacattacaaatccaaaaaactaaatacttccaaaaccaaacaaatccaaataaaccaaatacttcaaaacattataAATCCAAATAACTAAATActtccaaatccaaatccaaaaccaaaacatcacaaatcaaaatacaaatatccagataaccaaaaccaaaacattacaatAACCCTTCATTACATACATCCTTCTAGATAAAGTCCAAGGATGCTTCCGTCCTTGATTGAGTGTCATCTACAAAAGAAGAAGGTTTAGTTAAttgaaaagtttcaaaaataataattgcacaAATGAAAAGTTTCaactaatttacaaacatttacCTTCTTCATCAAAGCTTTCCACAAATTTCTCAAGCTCCCGAATGTCAATTGGAGTACTCATTATCCAATTTTGTGTGCAAACCAACGCATCAACGGTAAGTGGAGACCATGTACTCCTAAAGGGATCCAATATACATCCCCCAGTGCTAAAGGCGGACTCATAGGCAACAGTGAAAATTGGCATGGCCAATACATCAAGAGCTATAGCTGCAATGATAGGATATTTAGGCGCATTAATCTTCCACCAACCTAAAACATCATAGTCTTTTGTTGctgcttcacacccatccaacaaaTACCTATCCACCTTCGACCTACATTCCAAATTATTCTCTTCCTCAAAGTGTTAGGTGATGAGATTATGAATTTTATCCACTGCAATTTCTGTGTCATTGACATCAACAACATTCACGGAAGTATTATCTGCACTTCTTGAAGTCGCATTAAATTGAGACACCGCAATCCCCTAAAACTTACCATATTGCTCAATCAAACGATTCAAAAGCTCTCTCACCATTTCCTCTATTTTATTTGCCTATAGTGGCCCATTGCACCTTTTCAACCACCACACCAAAATCTTCATCTTGTAGCGCAAATCAACAACAAAAGTAGTATATAACATCAAGTTCATCTTATCCATACTCCCCCAGTACTTCTTACTTCTCATACTAATAGCCATGGCACTCATGATGGGATCAACATTGAGACACCCATCATTCAAGACATCTTGAATTATACAAAGCTACATGAAAAATAAACTGGCAGTGACATAATTTGAACCAGAAATGATTAATGTGGCAtcataaaaagttttcaaatacTTCACAAATGCCTAACATTTTCCCAATCAAGAAATCCAGGAACCTTAAGCATTTTTAATACTTCAAATGCTCTTTGGTACTTTTCAACAATGCTCAACATTAAGGATGTTGAATTCCATCTAGCAAGAACATCTAGACACACCACTTTCTTATTTTGAATGTCTAGGTTTTCTATACATCTCTTAAACATTGTCATCCTCGCCAATAAAGACCTTACAAATCTCACTGCATTTCTAACATTACAAATAGAGTCATCTAACTCTTTCAGACAATCATTTACTACAAGATTCAAAATATGAGCAGCACACCACATGTGAAGAAACTCACCTCCCAAAACagttaaattattttcttttatcctCCTTCTCACATAATCAATACCTACATCATTAGACGAGGCATTATCAACTGTAATTGTGAATATACTATGAATTCCCTAATCTTGCATTGTACTATCCAACACTTTTCCAATGGTCTCACCCTTATGATATTAGGTAAAACTTTAGGATTTTCTTATGCAATACCTAATCACAATCTATAAAATGAGCAGTAACACACatgtaattcaaattttgtatGGATATCCATGTATCAGTAGTGAGGCAAATCCTTTGACTGCTCATCAAGGCCTTCAAATGAAGCTTCTCTTCCCCGCATAATTTCAAACAATTTCTTTGTATGGTAACACGACTAGGCATATTGAACCTAGGTTCCAatccattaacaaataattgaaACCCTTCACTCTCTACATGACTAAAAGGCAACTCACATAAGATGAAATACTAAACAAGCAAACGCTTTACACGGTCCGGATCATACTTCACATATCCTAATTGGGGGCTACTAGTGCCTTCTTAAATAACATCTGCAACAAAGTTTGATTTTTGGCAACTTTTGATTTTCTGAGTGGAGAGTTTGCACAGTTAGAGGTAAGGTGGGTTATCATGGGTGAAGTGCCTTATCTTCGATGGTGACACCCTATCAATCTATTGCAATAATTGCAACTAGCTTTAGGGTTCTCTTTATCAACTTgttccacttttttaaagtggTCCCATACAACAGACTGATTAACATGTGGTTTTTTGGATTGTGTGGGTTTTTGAGTATTTAAGGAAGAAAGTGTTCCGGGACTATCCTCATCCATAAGAACAAAGGCAGGGCTACCAATACCCACGGGAGTTGTACTAGTACGAATTGTATCACTATGAGCGTCATCCATCTGttattaaataaatgataaattatATGATAAGAAAATGGTTCGGTGGTACCAACAAGTGAAGTAGTGAAAGCACTGAAAGACATGGTAAATGGTTCAATGCAGGTTGTTAATGTAGCAAATCTGGTTAAAAGACAACCTATTACTTGCTATTTTGGTCAGATCATTCTCCAGTAAACAACAACCCAACAGAAAATGATTCTGACCTAAACAGTAAACAACAACCCAAAATGAAAAACTGAAACCCTAGAATGAAGAAATAATATCTTCCAACATCTAGTAAACACTAAACAGAGAACAATCAGAAcattatatagtatataccAATAGCCACTCACAAAGtttaaaatcaacccaaaatgaaaaactaaaaccctaaaatgaaaccataaaacaaacaaaattcgCACACAGTGACACACCCTAAAAAAGACGAGACAAAAGCCCTAGATAAAGCAAAATAGCACATAGTACACACCCTAAAAAGGCCGAGACAAAAGCGAGAGAAACTGAGAAAGAGTGGAGAAGCTTAGAGTGTAGCTATGTAAAAGATGAACGACGTGCTGGCGGCAGAGACGAGATGGGCGGAGAGGTCCGAACAGCGCTGAAGAGTAGAGAGGAGACTCCAGTAGAGACGAGAGGCAGAGGCTAGGCGTCGTGGGCGAGCGATGAACTGATTTTTTGAGGAAATGAAtcaaaatgaaaccctaaacctaaaagatgcttatatatatatattctcaaaaaCGGCGTCATTTTGGGCATTGCCCCTCTCCTAGCCTCCtaggtttttaattatatatatatatataacaacaacCTAAAATGAAAAACTGAAACCCTAGAATAAAGTAATAATATCTTCCAACATTCAGTAAACACTAAACAGAGAACAATCAGAAcattatatagtatataccAGTAGCCACACACAAAGtttaaaatcaacccaaaatgaaaaacccaaaccctaaaatgaaaccctaaaacaaacaaaaatcgGACACACCAAAATCGCACATATTGACACACCCTAAAAAAGCCGAGACAAAAGCCCTAGATAAAGTAAAATCGCACACAATACACACCCTAAAAAGGCTGAGACAAAAGTGAGAGAAACTGATAAAGAGTGGAGAAGCATACAGTGTAGCAGCGTAAGAGATGAATGGCGCGCCAATAACGGAGACGAAATGGACGAAGAGTTCCGAACGGCACTGAAGAGTAGAGAGGATACTCCAGCAGAGACGAGAGGCGAAGGCTGGGCGTCGTGGGCGAGCGACGAACTGATTTTTTGAGGAAATGAAtcaaaatgaaaccctaaacctaaaagatgcttatatatatattttcaaaaacgGCGTCATTTTGGGCATTGTCCCTCTCCCAGCCTCCCaggttttaaattttatatatatatatatatatatatatatatatatatatatacacgattAGCGATTATTAACCGTTTttcccaaaccctataaccgtTAACCGCCTCCACCtagacggttagcggttagcgtttcttttataaccgcttttaaaagtgGTTAGTAGTttaaagcggttagcggttttaaagctgttataaccgctccgtttgtACACACCTAATCTATTGGTTCTAAATTAgcaaaattgaattaaaataaaataaaagtttgattTCTATTAAATATCTCTTATATACGTTGATAAGTCCTAATTTAGATTTTCATAACCATAATGTTTAAAAGGTTTTAACTTTGCATTAATTACTGGTATGAAGTAtaacaatttcttaaaaaatagtattatgTAGATTTTTTAGATGTATTGTTTGTATACATGCAAAAAGAATGATGacttttatccaaaaaaaaaaaaaaaaaaaggagatgaCCAATAGGTATTGAGTTTGGTTGGTATTTAAAACGTTTTCTTATTTGATATAGGTTATattcaaatttgagaatttgagaatttttttttaaaaaaaaaaagaagttaaggGAATAGAGTCATTCCAAAAACCCGAAGGCCCAACTTGCCagaccaaaactaaccaaaatcaTCTAGTACACCAAAGTAAACCACAAATAAGCACCCAACAATCATCACAATGATTTTAATGACAAAGTAGAGACCCTTTGATCACCTCAAAGGTAAAATCCCTATGTGACAGCCAAACTCAGAAAGTTAatgactaaaaaaaattcaaagtatAGACATAGTAAACTTACAAACCCCATTATAAAATTCTTAAGACTCTACACATACAAGTTCCTCACTTGCCTCCTTACTTCCTTAGCGACTCCAACTCACCACTTGCCAATCTTCTTTATATCACTTCTTTATCAACCCACCAGTAGACTTCAAACGGTTGAAGGTTTTAATATAATATGTGGTTTGAGCAACAAAGTCCAAGCAAGGGAAAGCAATGGAAGCTCTCAACAACGGTTCTC
Coding sequences within:
- the LOC133871891 gene encoding protein ANTI-SILENCING 1 isoform X2, coding for MVEANKVVEDLEFKWGEKKNAGVKKKDFQFYQSFTYDGVEYELYDCVYLWVDGEPEPHIGKLVKIVENPDKKKRVKVLWFFRPCEVLKYPGVVVDAAENELFLASGEGAGLANMNPLEAIAGKCNVVCTSKDSRNPQPSDEELQKADFIFYRAFDVDHWKILDKIEEKVAGIEVKCMFNRPALQKPGVVLNLDSDKKGVGGNAVASNETEVPSKKNPSKEHKTLLTNGISVDTLGKEHADSNASFVKQKASLRENTGSKPFLDKQKSSLRENPASSRVESSKTNNRQENIPRDNTASRSEDDSVKREGKVGNIPVTQGTVGKVVSEEKVKSAKDCGDLEDRPAKRAKFDSSSKVSDDKNEKNVRKISVDLDGNDPKASATITASEDKPRLKLAEVSQGAEKGPSKMVPDEKTKHSNGKLLKASPRQFPDVDKKMDHQTMEVTRRPDADRSKWFRGLPWEERMKTANEQGALVLLQNLDPVYTSAEVEDIVWHGFKESCTAKMIQRTSISSSHCGQAFVIFKTREAAETVVRRPLVGSIGTPCFPEKKPTFFGHFVIDKARHQMPREMREAVSTSHCSQPNTIEYEMAMEWCLLQERSEFSWKKLYKRQEEELKKLKSRFKSK
- the LOC133871891 gene encoding protein ANTI-SILENCING 1 isoform X1, with amino-acid sequence MVEANKVVEDLEFKWGEKKNAGVKKKDFQFYQSFTYDGVEYELYDCVYLWVDGEPEPHIGKLVKIVENPDKKKRVKVLWFFRPCEVLKYPGVVVDAAENELFLASGEGAGLANMNPLEAIAGKCNVVCTSKDSRNPQPSDEELQKADFIFYRAFDVDHWKILDKIEEKVAGIEVKCMFNRPALQKPGVVLNLDSDKKGVGGNAVASNETEVPSKKNPSKEHKTLLTNGISVDTLGKEHADSNASFVKQKASLRENTGSKPFLDKQKSSLRENPASSRVESSKTNNRQENIPRDNTASRSEDDSVKREGKVGNIPVTQGTVGKVVSEEKVKSAKDCGDLEDRPAKRAKFDSSSKVSDDKNEKNVRKISVDLDGNDPKASATITASEDKPRLKLAEVSQGAEKGPSKMVPDEKTKHSNGKLLKASPRQFPDVDKKMDHQTMEVTRRPDADRSKWFRGLPWEERMKTANEQGALVLLQNLDPVYTSAEVEDIVWHGFKESCTAKMIQRTSISSSHCGQAFVIFKTREAAETVVRRLDEGCLLLSNGRPLVGSIGTPCFPEKKPTFFGHFVIDKARHQMPREMREAVSTSHCSQPNTIEYEMAMEWCLLQERSEFSWKKLYKRQEEELKKLKSRFKSK